From a single Solanum dulcamara chromosome 4, daSolDulc1.2, whole genome shotgun sequence genomic region:
- the LOC129886875 gene encoding UTP--glucose-1-phosphate uridylyltransferase-like — translation MTIHSVVIQKLLSTNAQLGRRVAAHHFKIYSVGSRNAMTIIDSDKTLICLRNACSFIGELVRHRARFIFVNTNTLFDEIIDQMTKTIGCRNDTSWRLGGFLTNSSSPRKFRGRNKKLNLTAIQPPDCVVIFDTERKSSVIQEAAKLQIPIVGLVDSSMPWDIYKKITYPVPAKDSVQFVYLFCNLITKTFLYEQRRLNAALGASAIAKPEIREEVEQLDKIKTVSKDKIYVMPYERLEHASEDLTETKQLLDKLVVLKFNGNLGSDMGFSGPKSALEVCHGFTCLDFVVNHIESINSKYGCNIPLLMMNTPSTHNGIMKVLEKHPNKNIHTFTQSQRQQENIEDISESRTLNKSSAQEKLYPSNLLEVFLSLNISGKLEPLISQGKEYFLLLQSENLAEVVDPKILNHLIKNSIEHCVEVMPTTSGMEETSLPPQEGRIQSKENVKSINTMWMSMSCVERLLQRSDLGFTSSKFFDRAFAIEIPWSRYLPVERTSDLLILQSDLYTSAEGTLVRNAARANPKDPSIELGTEFGNVDDLHSRFKSLPSIIELDSLKVTGDVWFGTGITLKGKVSIAARPGMKIVIPGGMELKNRLITSQSDIGPSSL, via the exons ATGACAATCCATTCAGTAGTAATCCAAAAGCTCCTAAGCACAAACGCCCAGTTGGGTCGGCGTGTGGCGGCACACCACTTCAAAATCTACTCAGTAGGCTCCCGGAATGCAATGACAATCATAGATTCCGACAAGACATTGATCTGTCTCCGTAACGCCTGTTCATTCATTGGGGAACTTGTTCGCCACAGAGCCCGTTTCATTTTCGTCAACACCAATACCCTTTTCGATGAAATTATCGATCAGATGACTAAAACTATTGGATGTAGGAATGATACTTCTTGGCGTCTTGGAGGCTTTTTAACAAACAGTTCAAGTCCAAGAAAGTTTCGAGGAAGGAATAAGAAGTTGAACCTTACGGCTATACAGCCACCTGATTGTGTGGTCATATTTGATACCGAGAGGAAGTCTTCTGTGATTCAAGAAGCTGCTAAGTTGCAAATTCCAATTGTGGGTCTTGTTGATTCGAGTATGCCGTGGGATATTTACAAGAAAATTACCTATCCTGTGCCTGCCAAAGACTCGGTGCAATTTGTGTATTTGTTTTGTAATTTGATTACAAAGACTTTCCTTTACGAGCAGAGAAGGTTGAATGCTGCCTTGGGAGCTTCTGCAATTGCAAAGCCTGAAATTAG AGAGGAAGTTGAACAACTTGACAAGATCAAGACAGTCAGCAAGGATAAAATTTATGTTATGCCGTATGAAAGATTAGAACATGCTTCTGAGG ATCTTACCGAGACTAAGCAGCTACTGGACAAACTTGTCGTGTTAAAGTTTAATGGTAATTTGGGATCAGATATGGGTTTCAGTGGACCAAA ATCTGCACTTGAAGTATGTCATGGATTCACTTGTCTAGATTTTGTCGTCAATCATATTGAG TCCATCAACTCAAAATATGGTTGCAATATTCCATTGCTGATGATGAATACTCCTAGTACACACAATGGCATCATGAAG GTTTTGGAGAAGCACCCAAATAAAAATATCCACACTTTCACTCAG AGCCAACGTCAACAAGAAAATATTGAAGATATTTCAGAGTCGCGAACCCTCAATAAATCAAGCGCACAGGAAAAATT ATATCCATCCAACCTGCTGGAGGTTTTCCTTTCTTTGAACATCAGTGGGAAGCTTGAACCGCTAATTTCTCAG GGTAAGGAGTATTTCCTACTGCTGCAGTCAGAAAATCTTGCTGAAGTTGTTGACCCAA AAATTCTGAATCATTTGATTAAGAACAGCATAGAACATTGCGTCGAG GTAATGCCTACCACCTCAGGAATGGAAGAGACGAGTCTTCCGCCTCAGGAAGGAAGGATTCAG TCGAAGGAGAATGTCAAATCAATCAATACAAT GTGGATGAGTATGAGCTGCGTTGAGAGGCTACTACAAAGAAGTGATCTGGGTTTTACCAGTTCAAAG TTTTTCGATCGAGCATTTGCTATTGAAATTCCATGGTCAAGATACCTTCCAGTTGAAAGAACTTCAGATTTACTCATTTTGCAG TCAGATCTTTACACCTCAGCTGAAGGCACTCTTGTGAGAAATGCAGCAAGAGCAAATCCCAAAGATCCTTCTATTGAGTTGGGAACTGAGTTTGGAAAT GTTGATGATTTGCATAGTCGTTTCAAGTCACTTCCAAGCATTATAGAACTTGATAGCTTGAAGGTGACTGGGGATGTTTGGTTTGGAACTGGCATAACTTTAAAG gGGAAAGTCAGTATTGCTGCAAGGCCAGGCATGAAAATAGTTATTCCTGGTGGAATGGAGCTTAAAAATAGG CTTATTACCAGCCAGTCAGACATCGGACCAAGTTCCTTGTAG
- the LOC129884833 gene encoding annexin D3-like produces MGSLLVPDFVPSPIQDAETLRKSFKGYLLGLGTDEKAIIMVLGHRNASQRKKIKEAYQQLYNKSLIDDLHSELSGDFGKAVILWTYDPPERDARLANEVLNSWIHDVTRLQVIVEIACASTPDHLVAVRQTYCALFGCSLEEDIIAHVSLPVQKDIMNCGEGLLESILKVVIWCIGSPEKHFAEVVKVSTDGLGTNEDSLSRAIITRAEIDMIKTKEEYVKMKDTALEYAVADDTSGYYREFLMTLLGANNSSL; encoded by the exons atgggCAGTCTGTTAGTGCCAGATTTTGTTCCTTCTCCAATCCAAGATGCTGAAACTCTCAGGAAATCCTTCAAAGGATATTTACTCG GACTGGGAACTGATGAGAAGGCGATAATAATGGTGTTGGGACATAGAAATGCAAGCCAGAGGAAGAAGATCAAAGAAGCATATCAGCAGCTTTATAACAAATCTCTAATTGATGATCTTCATTCTGAATTATCTGGTGATTTCGGG AAAGCAGTGATCCTCTGGACATATGATCCTCCTGAAAGAGATGCGAGGCTAGCGAATGAGGTTTTAAATTCATGGATACATGACGTAACCCGTCTACAAGTGATAGTAGAGATAGCTTGTGCATCTACTCCTGATCATCTAGTTGCTGTGAGACAAACATACTGTGCTCTTTTTGGCTGTTCACTTGAAGAGGATATCATAGCACATGTCTCTCTTCCTGTCCAAAAG GATATAATGAATTGCGGCGAAGGTCTTTTGGAATCTATCTTGAAAGTGGTTATTTGGTGCATAGGCTCCCCAGAGAAGCATTTTGCTGAG GTCGTAAAGGTCTCCACCGATGGGCTAGGAACTAATGAGGATTCTCTGAGTAGAGCCATTATAACTAGAGCTGAAATTGATATGATCAAAACTAAGGAAGAATATGTCAAAATGAAGGATACTGCTCTTGAATATGCAGTAGCTGATGATACATCAGGTTACTATAGGGAGTTTCTCATGACCCTTCTTGGTGCCAATAACAGTAGTTTGTAG